GATCAAGGTGGAATTGGTCAAGAAACGGGTAGACCATGGCCGGGTTCTTCACGAGCTGCGTTTGGCGAAGGCCCGATCCGGCGCGCTGCGTGATGTGCTGAGCGAAGGCGAGCACCGGGTGGTGTCTCTGGCTGCATTCCTTGCGGATGTGACGGGCAAGCAGCAGCCCGCTCCGTTTGTGTTCGACGATCCGATCTCCTCCCTGGATCAGGATTTGAGGAGGCTGTGGTGCAACGGCTGGTGCGCCTGGCTTCGGAACGACAGGTGATTGTATTCACGCATCGCGTGTCTTTACTGGTTCTGCTTCAGGAGTACGGCAAGCGCGAGGGACGCGAGCCCAAGATTACCTGCGTCAGAAGCGAACCCTGGGGCACTGGAGAACCGGGCGACACGCCGCTGTTTGCGAAGAAGCCGGACAAGGCACTCAATGCGCTTCTGAACGAAAATCTGGCGAAAGCACGGAAGGCGCATGACGAAGAAGGCCAGACGGCTTATGTGCCGCTTGCGAAAGCTATCTGCAGCGATTTCCGGATTCTGCTCAAGCGCATGATCGAGTGCGAACTGTTGGCGGATGTTGTCCAACGTTTCCGTCGGGCCGTCAATACCAAGGCAAGTTGGACAAGCTGGCGCGCATCACGGCAGAGGACTGCAAGCTCTTCGATGACATGATGATCAAGTATTCCCGGTATGAACACTCGCAACCGAACGAAGCTCCAGTTGCCCCTCCCACACCAGATGAACTGAAAACGGATCTAGAGACATTGCGGGATTGGCGAACCGCCTTCGCCGGGAGGGCTTCATGACGCATCTCGTGCTGCCCGGCCGTATATTGATCATCTCGCCGCCGACCGGGACGACTAGGCTGCCGCTTGTCGAGATCGACAAGACGAAGTTACAGACCAAGTACAAGAGCATCCTTCTTCCTAAGGCGCAGCGAATAGCCGCCAACTGCTCCTACGGGGCGTTTGGTGTGGACCCTCTCGCGTTTACTGCGTGGGAACTGTGTCACGCAGCCAAGAAGACAGAACTCACTCGGACATTCACCTCGCAACGAGCCGATGAACTGGCGCTCGTCTTCTCACACGAGCACTACGACCGGTTCGTCTGGGATACCGACAACCTGCGGTGCGCTGATGGCAGTGGCCTGTGGCTAGAGGATTTCAGCGGGAAGAGTCTCGCGGGCCGCATCAGTGAGGCGCTTGCCTACCTGACCATGACCAAGATGTGGGGATACGCCTACTGGGACAGGATCACCAGCGTCTGGCTGCGTGCCGCCCGCAATGCGAACATCACCCACGCAGACATGGTCCGGGTGGCACGGTTCACGGGGAGTCTGACTGGCCAGTCATTCGACCCTCAGCCGGATTTCGTCTTTGAGAAGCCGGACAAGACCGTGGCTTTGATGGAGGCGAAAGGAAGCTTCGTAGCGCCTAGGAACGACCGCCCCAATGCGAAAGGCCCGCTAAAACACGGGCTGGATCAACTCGCGAAGTGGGCCCCGTTGATCACTCCATCTCCTGCCAAGTGCATCGCCATCGGGAGCTTGCTGCGCGAGGCTAGCGATCCGTGCCGCGACCCATCGCTTATCCTGCACGTCGATCCGCCTGCCGAGGGAACTCCCAAGATAGAACCGGTTGAGTTCCGGCCTGATGAAATCAGACGAGGGAACTTCGCTGCGTGGTTGATCGGAATGGGCTTCCGAAACAGCGGTCTTGCGTTGGCAGACCGCCGAGAGATCGACACCGCCGAAGTGGAACTGCCTGTTGCCACGCTGAACGGTGTTGACTTCGCCTTGAGCATTCAAGGCTGGCGTGTTGATCGGCACCGATTTGAACAGTTCTCCTGGTGGCCTTTTGATCTGTGGCATGTACCATTGCTGCATCGGTTCGAGTTTCTACGGGATGTCGGCGTGACCGGCGTTTACGCCTTGGGCCTCGAAGTGCGTACCCTGCGCACGATTTGTGCTGCTCTCAGGAATCCCTCGTCGGAAGCGATGATGGACCTGCCCACCGTTGACTTCGGCAGACAGAGTGACACCCGAGGCGCGGACGGTTTCTATGGGAGTGTCATGCGGGACGGAAGTCTATTGGGCATCATCAGTAGCCGCTACTTCGAGCAAGAGATGAGAACGGGGAAGTTTAAACTATGACCGATAGGAAAAAGCTCATCGAAGTAGCACTGCCGCTTCCCGAGATCAACGACGCCTCGGCCTACGACAAGATGCCGGGGATTGGGCCACATCCCAAGGGCATCCATCACTGGTGGGCCCGGCTGCCGCTGCCCACAGCGCGCGCCGTTCTCTTCGCCTCCGTGGTGGACGACCCGAGTGAGCATCCCGAGAAGTGGCCGACGGAGGCAGCGCAGAACGTCGAGCGCGAGCGCTTGTTCGGAATTATCCGCCGGATGATGGGCAAGAAGCTGCACGATCACCCGGAGGTCTACGCTGAGGCACGGGACGAGATGCTCAAGCACTGCGACGGCAAGCTGCCCGCCGTGTTCGACCCGTTCGCCGGCGGCGGCTCCATCCCGCTCGAAGCCAACCGGCTGGGATTCGAGGCCCACGCCGGGGATCTCAACCCTGTGGCGGCGCTGCTCAACAAGTGCAACCTGGAGCTCGCGCCGCGGTGGGCCGGGCACCCCCCCGTCAACCCCGAGGACCGCAAGCGGATCGGTGGCACGCAGTCCTGGCGCGGCACGCATGGACTCGCAGCCGACGTGCGGCACTACGGACGGCTCATCCGCGACCGAGCTCAAGCTTCGATCGGTCACCTCTACCCGAAGGCACGTTTGCCAAAAGAGCACGGTGGCGGCGAGGCGAACGTAATCGCCTGGATCTGGGCGCGCACTGCGGCAAGCCCAGACCCTGCGGCGCGTGGGAAGCACGTTCCGCTCATCAGCACGTACTGGCTATCCAACAAGAAGGGGGGGGAGGCGTGGCTCGAGCCCGTAGTGGACAAGGCCACAGGCACGTGGCGCTTTGAAGTGCGGCGCGGGTCGCCGAACGATCGCGCCGCGATCGGGGCGGGGACGAAGCGGGGACGCGGGTCAAATTTCCAGTGTCTTCTCACCGGGACGCCGATATCAGAGGACCACGTCCGCAACGAAGGCCAGCGCGGTCGCTTCGGACTCGTCCTGTTGGCCGTGGTGGCAAGCGCGGGACGTGGCCGCATCTACCTGCCAGCGAACGCGGACCACACTACGGTTGCGCAAGTTGACGCTCCTGTCATTGAGTCTGGGGACATGCCAGACAACGCGCGCTGGTTCTCGCCGCCGCTTGTCGGGCTCAAGACGTACACTTCAGTATTTGCTCCCCGTCAGCTCACGGCGATGGTGGCGCTGAGCGATCTGGTCAAGGCGATCCGTGTCGACCTGCGTCGCGATGCCGCTGCAGCCGGATTGCCTGATCGTGACGCCGATACCTACGCAAGCACGGTGACCACCTTCCTGGCGCTGGCGGTGGACCGTTCTTCGGACTTCAACAATGGCCTGTGCCGATGGAGCCCGAGCAACCAGAAAGTGATGAACCTCTTCGGCCGGCAGGCCATACCGATGGTCTGGGACTTCGCTGAAGCCAATATCCTCGGTGAGTCCGTCGGTGCATGGAGCACATGTAGCGAGTACGTGGCCGACTGCATCGAGGTTATCACCGTAGACTCTGGGAAGATCGGGCAGGGCCGCCAGATCGACGCTGCCGGGGGCGCTGACGGTCTGCGCAACCTGCTCGTGAGCACCGATCCTCCCTACTACGACAACATCGGATATGCCGCGCTTTCCGACTTCTTCTACGTGTGGTTGCGGCGCACCATCGGTGAGTTCTACCCCAACCTCTTGAGCACGTTGCTCGTGCCAAAACTGCCGGAACTGACCGCTTCGCCCGAGCGGTTCGAGGGCAATAAAGAGAGAGCGAAGGAGCACTTCGAGACGGGGTTCCGCAAGGCCTTCACCGCTCTGCGCGACAAGATGGACCCGCGGTTCCCGCTCACTGTCTATTATGCCTTCAAGCAGGACGACGAGAAAACCGGGTCCGACGACGAATGCGAGGGCGAGGGCATTGGCGGCGTCGACCTCACCACGGGATGGGAGACGCTGCTCGATGCTCTCATCGCGAGCGGCTTCCAGATCACGGGCACTTGGCCGGTTCGCGCCTCGCAGAAATGGCGAATGGTGTCTATGGGGACAAATGCCCTTGCTTCGTACATCGTGCTCGCCTGCCGGCCACGCGCAGCGAACGCCCCGCAGACCGATCGACGCTCGTTCGTCGCCGAGCTGAAGCGCGAGCTACCGTCCGCCCTGCGCCACCTCCAGCAGGGCAACATCGCGCCGGTAGACTTCGCGCAGGCCGCCATCGGACCGGGCATGGCTATCTACTCGCGCTACGGGCGCATCCTCGAGAGCAGCGGGAACGCCATGACGGTGCGGACAGCGCTCTCGCTCATCAACCAGACCCTCACTGAGGTGCTCTCGGAGCAGGAGGACGAGTACGACGCCGACACGCGTTGGGCCATTGCGTGGTTTGAGCAGCAGGGCTTCAGCGAGGGCGACTTCGGTATGGCGGAGCTGCTCAGCAAGGCAAAGGTGACCTCGGTCACGGGGCTCCAGCAGGCGGGGTTCATCCACTCGAAGGGTGGGAAGGTTCGTCTACTTCGCCCCGAGGAGCTTCCGATTGGATGGGATCCGACGACCGACAAGCGCCTGACCATTTGGGAGATGACGCATCACCTTCTGCGCATCTACTTCCACGAGAAGGCGGGCGACGAAGCAACCGCGGCGCTCCTGCGCAAGCTCGGGTCGCGGGGCGAGATCGCCCGCGACCTGGCGTACCGACTCTTCGATGTCTGCGAGAAGAAGAAGCGCTCGCAAGAGGCGCTGGCCTACAACGCGCTGGTACTCGGGTGGCCGGAGCTCGCTCGTCTGGCTCGAGAGGGAGCGCGAGGGCAGCAAGCGACGCTGTTCGAGGGGGAGTAGCCAATGGGCACAGTCAAACGCATCATCTGCCTCGCCAACTCACGGAAGATCAACGGACGTTGCATCGCGGGGCGTGTGCTGAGCAATGGCCAACCCGCGGGTTGGCTGCGTCCGGCGAGCGACAGAGAGCACGAGGAGGTTTCGGAGTACGAGCGGCAGTACCAGGACGGCAGCGATCCTCGGGTCCGCGACATCATCGACGTGCCGCTGCTTCGCCCGCGGCCAAAGGACTTCCAACAAGAGAACTGGCTGCTCGACGCGCAGTACTATTGGGTGAAAACCGGTCGGGCCAAATGGAAGGACCTCGAGCCGCTTGATGAACCTACTGGTCCTCTGTGGATTGACGGTCACAGCACATATAACGGCATCAATGATGAGATCCCACTGTCGGAGGCAGTGACACTCAGGAGTTCACTTCGTCTCATCCGAGTTGATACTCTACAACTTGTTGTCTTTGCTCCCGGCGAAGCTTTCGGGAATTCGAAGCGGCGAGTTCAAGCCAAATTTAGCCACGCTGGCGTTCGCTACGCCCTCTGGGTGACCGATCCGCAATACGAGGTTCGGTACTTGGCCCAGCCCGACGGAGAGCATCAGATAGGCGAGAGCTTTCTGACGATCAGCCTGGGTGAGCCGTACAAGGACTGTTGCTACAAGCTTGTCGCCGCGATCATCGAGCGCCCTTCGCGGGGTGGCTCATGACCGAGACGAAGCCGCACGTCTGGACTGTCGGGCACTCGACCCAGACACTCGATGACTTCGTCGTCCTGCTGCGACGCCACGAGATCTCGGTGGTGGCGGACGTGCGCTCCGCCCCCTACAGCCGGTTTTCTCCTCACTTCAACAAGGATGCGCTTCAACGCGGCCTCAAGGCCAACGGGATCAAGTACGTGTTCCTGGGACGAGAGCTCGGGGCACGCTCGGACGACCCGACGTGTTACGAGCATGGGCGCGTCCAGTATGCACGTCTGGCCAAGACCGAGCTGTTCCAGCAGGGCCTGGATCGCCTGATCCGCGGCGCCAGCGAGCACAGGATTGCCATTATGTGCGCGGAAAAGGAACCGCTGGAGTGCCACCGGACCATCCTGGTAGCCCGAGCGCTCGTCGCACGCGGTGTTGAGGTGGATCACATCCTCGCCAGCGGGCAGGTGGAGTCGCATGGAGATGCGATGGTCCGCCTGCTCCGTGTTGTCGGTATCCCGCGAGAGGACCTGTTTCGCTCCGAGGACGAATTGATCGAGGAAGCATTGGCTCGCCAGGAGGAGCGCATCGCCTACGTGGACGAGAAGCTGGCCGGCGAAGCAGAAGGGAGGGCGTCTTGAGGATCTTCACCATCGGCTTCACGAAGAAGAGCGCGAAGCGTTTCTTCGAATTGCTCCGCGAGTCGGGAGCCAAACGCGTCGTAGACGTCCGGTTGAACAATGTGTCACAGCTTGCGGGCTTCGCGAAGAAGGACGACCTCGCATACTTCCTCAAAGAAATATGCGGCATGGACTACGTCGCGCTGCCTGCTCTCGCCCCGACTCGGGAGATCCTGGACGAGTTCAAGAAGCGGAAGGGCGACTGGCAGGTCTACGAGCAGCAGTTCATTGACCTGATGAAGCAGCGGAGGGTGGAGGAGACCGTCAAGCGCGAGGTCGTATCCGATGGATGCCTGCTCTGCAGCGAGGACAAGCCAGACCAATGCCACCGCCGTCTTGTTGCCGAGTACCTGCGACGCCACTGGGGTGACGTCGAGATCCGCCACCTGGTGTAAGGAGAGCTTCCGATGGCCATGACAAATCACGAACGTGTGGGCAAAGGGCTGGAGCTGCTCCGCGCGGGTCTGGTGCCGTTCATCGAGCGCGAGCTCAAGAGCGTTTACAAGAACGATGCCCTTGCGCAGGCGAGACGGCTCATGGGAGAGGACCGCCTCCTCGCGGGCAAGCCGTTGGCCGGAGTGGGACGCGGCCGCGCTCCTCAGCTGATGTGGGAGGCGTGGAACGATGTCTTCCGCCGGACGCTCGGTCAAGGCGGATCGGACTCTGGTGCGCGAGCTCCAGGATGTCCGAAACAGGTGGGCGCACCAGCAGACCTTCTCGAGCGACGACGCCTACCGAGCGCTCGATTCTACGGGCCGGCTTCTGTCCGCGGTGTCGGCGCCGGAGTCGCAGGATGCCGACAAGCTGAAGATGGAGCTCCTGCGGGTGCGCTTCGACGAGCAGATGCGGACCGAGAAGCGCAAGAGCGCCGGCACGGCCATCGAGAGCCAGGCCACGGGCAACCTGAAGCCATGGCGCGAAGTGATCACGCCACACAAGGACGTGGCCAGCGGCCGCTACCAGCAGGCCGAGTTCGCCGCTGATCTCTGGCAGGTCCATGTCGGCGAGGGGACCGACGAGTACAAGAATCCGGCCGAGTTCTTCCGACGCACCTACCTCACCGAGAGCTTGAAGCGCCTCCTCGTGGGCGCGCGGTGCAGCGGCTTTCGAGCAATGGCGGCGACCCGGTTGTGCAGCTCCAGACGAACTTCGGCGGCGGGAAGACCCATTCGATGCTAGCGCTCTACCACCTCTTCTCCGGGGGTGGCTCCCGGCGAACTCGCGGGCGTCGACGCCGTTTTGACCGAGGCTGACACTTCCGAAGCTGCCCGCCGCGCGTCGGGTTGTACTGGTCGGCAACAAAATCTCGCCGGGCAACCCGGTCAAGAAGCCCGACGGCACCGTTGTGCGCACCCTCTGGGGTGAGCTCGCCTGGCAGCTCGGCGGTAAGAAGGCGTTCGATCGCGTGCGCGCCGACGACGAGAAGGCAACCAGCCCGGGAGATACGCTCCGGGAGCTGTTCAAGGAGTACGGACCCTGCCTTGTGTTGATCGACGAATGGGTTGCCTATGCCCGCCAGCTCCACGATCAGAGCGACCTGCCCGCGGGGAGCTTCGAGACGCAGTTCACCTTTGCCCAGGTGCTCACCGAGTCGGCCAAGCTGGTGCAGAACTGCCTGCTGGTGATCAGCCTTCCGGCATCGGACACCGCCGGCTCACCGCACACGCAGGCAGATGACGTTGAGGTCGGCGGTCAGCGGGGTCGCGAGGCACTCGATCGGCTGCGGAACGTGGTAGGCCGGGTCGAGTCGTCTTGGCGGCCGGCCAGCGCCGAGGAGGGTTTCGAGATCGTGCGCCGACGGCTGTTCGAGCCGCTCGTCGATCAGGCGCAGTTCGTTGCGCGCGATACCGTGGCCCGCGAGTTCTACGACCTCTATCGCACGCAGCACCAGGAGTTCCCGCTCGAGTGCCGTGACGCTGACTACGAAAAGCGGCTCAAGGCTGCGTACCCCATCCATCCAGAGGTGTTCGATAGGCTGTACACCGACTGGTCTACGCTCGTGAAGTTCCAGCGCACCCGCGGCGTGCTGCGGCTGATGGCGGCGGTGATCCACAGCTTGTGGGAGAAGGGCGACAAGAACCCGCTGATCCTGCCGGCGAACATATCCATCGACGACCCCCGCGTGCAGTTCGAGCTGACGCGCTACCTCTCCGACAACTGGGTGCCGGTCATCGAAAAGGACGTGGACGGCCCAAGTTCGCTGCCGTTACGCCTCGACGGCGAGGTTCCGAATCTTGGCAAGTTCGCCGCCTGCCGGCGCGTGGCCCGCACGATCTATCTGGGTTCGGCTCCGACCCCCACCGCCGCCAACCGTGGCATCGAGGACCGACGCGTGAAGCTCGGCTGCGTGATGCCGGGTGAGTCGCCCGCCGTCTTCGGGGACGCCCTGCGGCGACTCGCTGGCGCCGCCACTTACCTATACCAGGATGGGCCGCGCTACTGGTACTCGACTCAGCCCACGGTTACCAAGCTGGCCGAGGACCGTGCCGAACAGCTCAAGCGCGACCCCGACAAGGTGGTGCAGGAGCTTGACCGCAGACTGCGTGCCGATCTGCGCAAGACCGGCGACTTCAGCCGCATCCACCCGCTGCCCAGGTCGGGACAGGACGTACCGGACGACATGGACGCGCGATTGGTTGTGCTCGGGGTCGATCATCCATACAGCAAGGAGCCGGATAGCCCTGCAGAGACCGCTGCAAAGGCCATCCTCGAATTGCGTGGCAGCGCGCAGCGCCTCTATCGCAACAGCCTCGTCTTCATCGCAGTAGACAAGACTCGGTTGCAGGATCTAGACGAAGCGGTTCGCCGCTACCTCGCTTGGGAATCCATCGTTGCCGAGAAGGACACGCTGGACCTCTCCCCTCACCAGGTGAAGCAGGCCGAGACCCAACAGAGTGGTGCCGACGGCGCTGTCGTGGCACGACTCCCTGAGGCCTATCAGTGGTTGCTCGTTCCCACCCAGAGCAACTCGCAGGCTCCCGTGGAGTGGCAAGCCATCCGTCTTTCCGGCCAAGACTCGCTGGCCGTTCGAGCGAGCAAGAAGCTGCGGAACGACGAGCTGCTGGTCACGAGCATGGCCGCTTCTCGCCTGCGCATGGAGATGGATCGCGTGCCCCTGTGGCGCGGGGACCACGTGTCGATCCAACAGCTCGTGGAAGACTTCGCCCGATACCTCTACCTCCAGCGGCTCAAGGACCCGTCTGTGTTGCTCGAAGCGGTCCGGAGCGGTCTGGGCCTCCTGACGTGGGAGCAGGACTCCTTTGCTTTCGCCGACAGCTACGACGAGCAGGCAAAGCGCTACCGCGGGCTGCAGTTCGGTCGCCAGGTTGCGATTTCAGACGGTGACACCGGTGGGGTGCTCGTCAGGGCCGACGCCGTTCGGGTCCAACTCGAAGCGGAACGGCCGGCGCACCAGACCACATCGGGGCAAACGACGGCAACCGCGAACGGATGCGCCGGTACCGCTGTCGGGCCATCGCCCGGCACCGCGACCGCTCCAGAGCCACCGATGCCACCGGTCGAGCCAAACCAGCCGAGGCGTTTCCACGGAACGGTCGTGCTCGACCCGACTCGCGTGGGCAGGGACGCCAGCCGGATTGCGGACGAGGTCATCACCCATCTGGCAGGACTCGTCGGAGCAGACGTGAAGGTGATCCTGGAGATCGAGGCGAACATCCCGGGCGGCGCGCCCGAGCACGTCGTGCGAACCGTAACCGAGAACAGCCGGACGCTGAAGTTCACCACTCAGGGATTCGAGAGCGAGTGAGGCAATCGAGGTCTGCCCTATGCTGACCCTATTGGACGAGTACCATGGTTGACTTCAAGAAACTGGTTCCAAAGAAGACTGGCGAACGCTCGGCGGATCCGCTTGTCCTCTTCCGCGGGCTTGATCGCAAGACGTCGCATATCTCCCTGCGCGAGCCTCAGAAAGAAGCTTTGCGTGCACTGCATCAGCGTCGCGGAGAGCACGACCATGTTGTCAAGATGCCAACCGGCACTGGCAAGTCCGCCGTCGGGCTCCTATACCTCCTCTCGCACATGGCTGAGACTGGGCGTCCAGTCGTGTATCTGTGCCCAACCGTCCAGCTTGTGGAACAGGTAATCGCCGAAGCAGCGCGTCTCGGCATCGACGCTCGCACCTACCCGGGGGGTGAACGATGGCCAGATCAGCGCTGCGTGGCTGGTGAGGCAATAATCGTCTGCACGTATGACAAGCTCTTCAATGCAAAGACCACCTTCGACCGACCGGAGCTCCTCATCACACCGGCTGCTATCGTACTCGATGACTCCCATTCTGGTGTTGAGGAGATCCGTAACGCATTCACACTCCGGTGTGCCAGCCCGGATCCCTACAATGCACTGCTATCGGTGCTCGAACCATTGGGCCGCTCCTACTCGTCCACGACATGGGATGACATTCGAGCCGGCCGCCCAGATGCAGTGATGGAGATCCCTACTGGTCGTGGCGGGGGATCGTCGATGAAGTGCGCGGCGCCCTAGACCCGTTCGAAGAAACGAACGAGTTCAGGTTCACATGGCCATATCTCCGCGATGTCCTTCGGTGGTGCAGGTGCGTTGTCACTGCCGATTCGAGCGAAATCGCACCGCTCATCCCTCTTGTCGACCGAGTTCGCGCATTTGAGCGTGCTGATCATCGACTGTTCATGTCAGCAACATTGACCGACGACTCGGTCCTGGTACGTGAACTCGGCTGTGCTGTAGTGCCCGCGACAACGCCCGTTGTGCCAACGTCAGAGGGCGGCCTTGGGGAGCGAATGGTGCTCGCACCGTTCCTGCTGGATCCTTCGCTACAACGTGCGTGGACAATGACGTGGTGCCAGGCAACCTCCGCGAAGTACACCGTGGTGGTCCTCTGCTCGTCGGAAAAGCAGGCGCGCGAATGGGCTGCTCATGGCGCCGCGCTCGTCTTTGGCTCTGACGTCGCTATCGCGGTCGAAGGACTGAAGGCTGGCAAACAGAAGTTCGTCGTTTTCACGCAGAGGTACGACGGGATCGATCTTCCCGACGATGCCTGCCGTGTACTGGTCATCGATGGCGTACCTTATGGAAGCGGTGCGATCGATCGTCTGGACAGCTCGAATCCCGGACTGCCTGGAGGCGTACGAAACCGTACATTGAACCGCATTGAGCAGGGGATGGGACGGGCCGTACGTTCCAATGCCGACTACGCTGTGTGCGTTCTTGCGGGTCCAGAGTTGGCGAGTTTCATCACACGCCGCGAGATCCAGGACCGAATGAGTCCAGATGTTCGCATTCAGCTACGACTCGCTAAAGAACTGGCCGATCTTGCTCGGGATGATGGTGCCACCGCTCCGGAAGCGGCATTTCGAGATCTAGTCAAGAAGTGCCTTACCCGAGACGAGGGCTGGAAGGACTTCTATGACCTTCGTGTGCGCCAAGAGGTATCCGGGCTGACCTCGAGTTCACCCCTGCTGGACCACGTGGCGCTCGCGGGGGCAGAGCGAGACGCGATCCGCGCGGCTGTTGACGGTGACCCTCTCAGCGGTCGCGAGCTTCTCCAGAAGGCAATGGACGCTGCCTCACCGAGCGAGAGCGTCGCGGCCGGATATCTTCAGCTACTTGCGAACTTCACGGTTGAGTCGGATCCGGGTGGCGCAGCGAAGCTGCAGAAGGCGGCTTTCACCAAGAACAGAGTGGGCATCTTTCGACCACCGCCAGGAATCGTCCTGAAGCCGGCAGACCCAGGGCGCTGGGAAGTCGCCGCAGCGATCATCAAGAAGCTCGGCAGCTATTCCGACGGCAATGGGATCGTGGCCCATTTCCATACGATCAAGTCTTCACTCGCGTTCGATGTGCCGGCCCAGCGCTTCGAAGCAGCACTCGAGGAGTTGTTCGGTCTCCTTGGTGTAGACTCGACTCGTCCGGAAAAGGAGCTGGCAGAGGGTCCTGACAATCTAGCCCTGTGGCCGGTTCTGAGCCTCGTCATCGAGGCAAAGAATGAGGCGAGCTACGACAAGCTCCCGAAGAAGGATGCGGAACAACTGCTTCACAGCATGGAGTGGTTCAAGGCGAACTACGCGACGAGGAACGGTACACCGGTGTTCGTGGCGCCCACAGCGAAACGTGGCCCAGGCGTATTCGTTCCCGATGGCTGTCGGGTGATGACGCCAGAAAAAGCTCCAAGGGCTCGTAGAATCGGTAGAGGGCTTTCTTGACGGGCTCGCATCACGAACCGTTGGCGAGTGGCAAGCAAAGGACGTTGATCGCCTTCTGTCTGATCATGGTCTCACATCTGCGCAGTTCATTGACAGGCACACCTTGAAGGTGCGCTGAGTGGGATTTCGAGGCACTCCAAAGCTCGCCTCTGTTCTGACCATCCCTCGATCTTCACCACCGCTCGCAGCGCCCGCTCGCTCAGCGGCTCGACGCCGTCGACGGCCTCGAGGTCGATGATCTGCTCCTGGAGGTCGGGGGCGAGCGTCAGGAGGTCGAGGAGCTGGGAGATGCGGGCCCGGGTGAACCCGAGCTGGCGGGCGAGATCGGCGCGGTCGCGGTAGTCGCCGAGGTCGATGGCGGCCTGGAAGCGGTGGGCGAGCGCGAGCATCTGGGCCACGCGGGCCGGGCGGCGGACCGAGGCTGGCGGTGGCGCGGGCTCCTGCTCGCTGAAGCCCCCAGGGCGCGTCGCGGACGCGGAACAGGTGGCCGGTGAAGATGCGCTGGCCGGAGGGCGACATGGTCTCCTCGGCGGCAGTGTCCTCGTTCGTCCCGCAGATCCCGGGCCCGGCGTCGTTCATAGTGTCGTCTCCATCGTCGGTTGAGCCGCGGCCGGCGTGGGCGCGGTGTCGGCCTGGTCATCCTCTTCGTCGTCGCCGAGGTCGAGGTCCGCGAGCACAGCAGTGACGCGGCCGCTCGGCTCGTCCACCTCGACCCGCTCGACGACCGCCGCGACGAGCCGGGCCTGGTTCTCCGGGGTCATCACGTCCCAGACCGCGTCGAAGCGGGCGAGCGTCTCGGCCACCCACCGGACCTCGACCTCGGTCTGGTCCAGGTTGGCGAGCGCCCGCTCCACCTCAGCGAGGCGAAGCTCGCAGGCGGCGAGCTGGCCGCCGATGTCCTCGATGCGCTCCTCGAGCAGGCGGTGCGCGGTGCCCCTGGCCTGGCCAAGCGTCTCGACGAGGTTGCGGCCCTCGGCCGACAGGCTCGCGATCCTGGCCGGCAGGTCACGGCGCTCGGTCTGTAGGCCCTTGCGCCGGGAATCGAGCTTGCCCAGCAGCTTCCGGTGCACGTCCTTGGCCAGCCCCCCGCTCGCGGTCGCCTCGCGCAGACGCTCGACCACGAAGCCCTCGATGGCCGCCGCGGGGAGCGGTCTCGCCGGGCAGGCGCCACGGCCCTCCTTGTCCCGGGTCACGCACCGGTAGTAGCGGTACTCGGTCCCGTCCTTCTTGCGGGTCGAGGCCGGGGTCATGGCCATGCCGCAGTGGCCGCAGCGCAGCGCGCCCCGGAGCAGGTAGGCCGGGTTGCGGGAGCCGGGTCGCCGAGGCCCCACCTTACCGTCGAGCTGGTCGGCGACGCGCTGCCAGAGCTCGCGGTCGATGATGGCCGCGTGCTCCCCCTCGTGCAGCTCGCCGTGGCA
Above is a window of Pseudomonadota bacterium DNA encoding:
- a CDS encoding DUF1156 domain-containing protein is translated as MTDRKKLIEVALPLPEINDASAYDKMPGIGPHPKGIHHWWARLPLPTARAVLFASVVDDPSEHPEKWPTEAAQNVERERLFGIIRRMMGKKLHDHPEVYAEARDEMLKHCDGKLPAVFDPFAGGGSIPLEANRLGFEAHAGDLNPVAALLNKCNLELAPRWAGHPPVNPEDRKRIGGTQSWRGTHGLAADVRHYGRLIRDRAQASIGHLYPKARLPKEHGGGEANVIAWIWARTAASPDPAARGKHVPLISTYWLSNKKGGEAWLEPVVDKATGTWRFEVRRGSPNDRAAIGAGTKRGRGSNFQCLLTGTPISEDHVRNEGQRGRFGLVLLAVVASAGRGRIYLPANADHTTVAQVDAPVIESGDMPDNARWFSPPLVGLKTYTSVFAPRQLTAMVALSDLVKAIRVDLRRDAAAAGLPDRDADTYASTVTTFLALAVDRSSDFNNGLCRWSPSNQKVMNLFGRQAIPMVWDFAEANILGESVGAWSTCSEYVADCIEVITVDSGKIGQGRQIDAAGGADGLRNLLVSTDPPYYDNIGYAALSDFFYVWLRRTIGEFYPNLLSTLLVPKLPELTASPERFEGNKERAKEHFETGFRKAFTALRDKMDPRFPLTVYYAFKQDDEKTGSDDECEGEGIGGVDLTTGWETLLDALIASGFQITGTWPVRASQKWRMVSMGTNALASYIVLACRPRAANAPQTDRRSFVAELKRELPSALRHLQQGNIAPVDFAQAAIGPGMAIYSRYGRILESSGNAMTVRTALSLINQTLTEVLSEQEDEYDADTRWAIAWFEQQGFSEGDFGMAELLSKAKVTSVTGLQQAGFIHSKGGKVRLLRPEELPIGWDPTTDKRLTIWEMTHHLLRIYFHEKAGDEATAALLRKLGSRGEIARDLAYRLFDVCEKKKRSQEALAYNALVLGWPELARLAREGARGQQATLFEGE
- a CDS encoding DEAD/DEAH box helicase family protein, giving the protein MVDFKKLVPKKTGERSADPLVLFRGLDRKTSHISLREPQKEALRALHQRRGEHDHVVKMPTGTGKSAVGLLYLLSHMAETGRPVVYLCPTVQLVEQVIAEAARLGIDARTYPGGERWPDQRCVAGEAIIVCTYDKLFNAKTTFDRPELLITPAAIVLDDSHSGVEEIRNAFTLRCASPDPYNALLSVLEPLGRSYSSTTWDDIRAGRPDAVMEIPTGRGGGSSMKCAAP
- a CDS encoding DUF488 family protein, with amino-acid sequence MTETKPHVWTVGHSTQTLDDFVVLLRRHEISVVADVRSAPYSRFSPHFNKDALQRGLKANGIKYVFLGRELGARSDDPTCYEHGRVQYARLAKTELFQQGLDRLIRGASEHRIAIMCAEKEPLECHRTILVARALVARGVEVDHILASGQVESHGDAMVRLLRVVGIPREDLFRSEDELIEEALARQEERIAYVDEKLAGEAEGRAS
- a CDS encoding DUF488 domain-containing protein; its protein translation is MRIFTIGFTKKSAKRFFELLRESGAKRVVDVRLNNVSQLAGFAKKDDLAYFLKEICGMDYVALPALAPTREILDEFKKRKGDWQVYEQQFIDLMKQRRVEETVKREVVSDGCLLCSEDKPDQCHRRLVAEYLRRHWGDVEIRHLV